The following proteins come from a genomic window of Acetobacteroides hydrogenigenes:
- a CDS encoding beta-ketoacyl synthase N-terminal-like domain-containing protein: MGSGVSNIAYVGSTNVISSVGFTTEECFNALERYVSGIVPVDDPSLYEHPFLAAQVDWQRLSAMAQAAGLEGYTSTERMMILSIKDVLEQSGISLASKDAAVIISSTKGNVDLLSQSVEVLDEGAYLWKMAQRVASYFNAFNKPEVISNACISGVSAAVIASRLVREGAYKHVVVVGADILTRFVVSGFSAFKSVSSRPCTPYDAHRDGLTLGEGCATILITSDKSLSCGVAVEGGAITNDANHISGPSRTGDGLCYAIQQAMQENGLTAEDISFINAHGTATSYNDEMESKAIALAGLSSVPVNSLKPYFGHTLGASGVIETVMCVEMLKHGLVIGTKGFAELGVPQPIVVSGEHQPIGSMVRCVKTASGFGGCNGAVVLALEEHSKEIKVKENDGTAQRIGSCQIADGKVVVDGNVVFEAGGDFAEFIRGAFKHLEAPNMKFYKMDNLCKLGYLAAEYLLKDKKYAPLDLGIVLANRSSSLDTDINHQRILNEHSEAGASPAVFVYTLPNVVLGEVCIRHKIQGENTFFINENKSDSSLESYARMVLERSQYKAVIYGWCELLGNDYQAELVIIEKK; encoded by the coding sequence ATGGGGAGTGGAGTAAGTAATATAGCCTACGTAGGTTCAACCAACGTTATTAGCTCGGTGGGCTTTACCACCGAAGAGTGCTTTAACGCCCTTGAGCGCTACGTGTCGGGTATTGTACCTGTTGATGATCCTAGCCTTTACGAGCATCCGTTCCTGGCAGCGCAGGTAGATTGGCAGCGCCTAAGCGCCATGGCTCAAGCCGCAGGTTTGGAAGGCTACACCAGCACCGAAAGGATGATGATTCTTTCGATTAAGGATGTTCTGGAGCAATCGGGGATTAGCCTGGCAAGCAAAGACGCTGCAGTAATCATTTCCTCAACTAAGGGCAATGTCGATCTGCTTAGCCAAAGCGTAGAGGTGCTCGACGAAGGTGCCTACCTTTGGAAGATGGCTCAGCGCGTGGCTAGCTACTTTAATGCTTTTAACAAGCCGGAGGTAATCTCCAACGCCTGCATATCTGGCGTATCGGCAGCTGTTATAGCCTCGCGTCTGGTTCGCGAAGGTGCATATAAGCATGTTGTGGTTGTCGGTGCCGATATCCTTACCCGCTTTGTGGTAAGCGGATTTTCGGCGTTCAAGTCGGTTAGCAGCCGCCCCTGCACGCCCTACGATGCCCACCGCGATGGACTGACGCTGGGCGAAGGCTGTGCGACAATCCTTATAACTTCGGATAAGAGCCTTTCCTGTGGCGTTGCTGTCGAAGGCGGCGCTATTACCAACGATGCCAACCATATTTCTGGTCCTTCGCGCACGGGTGATGGCCTGTGCTACGCCATACAGCAGGCAATGCAGGAGAACGGTCTGACTGCTGAGGATATCAGCTTCATCAACGCACACGGAACGGCAACATCCTATAACGACGAGATGGAGTCGAAGGCAATAGCCTTGGCTGGACTATCATCTGTACCGGTGAATAGCCTAAAGCCCTACTTTGGGCATACGCTCGGTGCTTCGGGCGTCATCGAAACGGTGATGTGCGTGGAGATGCTAAAGCACGGATTGGTTATTGGAACCAAGGGTTTTGCTGAGCTGGGCGTTCCTCAACCTATTGTAGTCTCTGGGGAACATCAGCCTATCGGTAGCATGGTACGATGCGTGAAAACAGCTTCCGGCTTTGGGGGATGCAACGGCGCCGTGGTGCTTGCTCTCGAAGAGCATTCCAAGGAGATTAAGGTTAAGGAGAATGACGGTACAGCACAGCGTATCGGTAGCTGCCAGATTGCCGATGGTAAGGTGGTGGTAGATGGTAACGTTGTGTTTGAAGCAGGCGGTGACTTTGCGGAGTTTATTCGTGGGGCATTTAAGCATCTTGAGGCTCCGAATATGAAGTTCTACAAGATGGATAACCTGTGCAAGCTAGGCTATCTTGCCGCTGAGTATCTGCTTAAGGATAAAAAGTATGCTCCCCTAGATTTGGGAATTGTACTAGCCAACCGCAGCTCATCGCTCGATACCGACATCAACCACCAGCGCATACTTAACGAGCATTCGGAGGCTGGTGCAAGTCCTGCCGTGTTCGTATATACCTTGCCAAACGTTGTTCTGGGCGAGGTATGCATTCGCCATAAGATACAAGGCGAAAACACTTTCTTTATCAACGAGAATAAATCTGATAGCTCCCTCGAAAGCTACGCACGTATGGTGCTCGAAAGGAGCCAGTATAAGGCTGTCATCTACGGCTGGTGCGAGCTGTTGGGCAACGACTATCAAGCAGAGTTAGTAATAATTGAAAAAAAATAG
- a CDS encoding acyl-CoA thioesterase: protein MAKKVKRQAPSLINRTPLRVRFSEVDSMQIVWHGEYVRYFEDGREAFGRQYGGLGYMEMYNSGYVVPLVKINLEFKYPLVCGDTAIVETRYISCEAAKIIFEYTIYRESDMQVVATGESTQVFLNRDNVLELVNPEFYIQWKKKWGVE, encoded by the coding sequence ATGGCAAAAAAAGTAAAACGCCAAGCTCCAAGCTTGATAAATCGCACCCCGCTTCGGGTACGCTTTAGCGAGGTCGACTCGATGCAGATCGTGTGGCATGGAGAGTATGTTCGCTACTTCGAGGATGGCCGCGAAGCATTCGGCCGTCAGTATGGCGGATTGGGCTACATGGAGATGTACAACAGCGGCTATGTGGTTCCGCTGGTAAAGATAAATCTGGAGTTTAAGTATCCGTTGGTATGCGGCGATACCGCAATTGTGGAAACGCGCTACATCAGCTGCGAAGCGGCAAAGATTATCTTCGAGTACACCATTTACAGGGAGTCGGACATGCAGGTTGTTGCCACAGGCGAGAGCACGCAGGTGTTCTTGAATAGGGATAACGTGCTGGAGCTGGTTAACCCCGAGTTTTACATTCAGTGGAAGAAGAAATGGGGAGTGGAGTAA
- a CDS encoding beta-ketoacyl-[acyl-carrier-protein] synthase family protein, with the protein MQICVSGIGVVSSIGIGVDANVASLASQKDGMGSITLFDSTHNLPVSEVKASNRELVQILSLPERNTYSRTALLGMLAANEALKDAGIDLDKLRVGLVSATSVGGMDLTYGFYEEFAKDSSKGRLRNVASHDCYDSTHKIAEYCGIKGFSTTISTACSSAANAVMLGARLIKHGYLDCVVVGGTDALCKFTLNGFNSLMILDSQKCRPFDNSRAGLNLGEGAGYIVLQRTDTVSRKPYCLLGGFANANDAYHQTASSAEGNGAYLAMSQALSMSGLKPSDISYINVHGTGTPNNDASEGAALRRLFGDSVPAFSSTKSYTGHTLAAAGGIEAVFSVLSIDRGMIFPNLNFTSPIEGLGLTPETSFSEGNDISAVMSNSFGFGGNNSSLIFTKKDGSLHQ; encoded by the coding sequence ATGCAGATTTGTGTTAGCGGCATAGGAGTTGTTTCCTCAATTGGCATTGGGGTAGATGCTAATGTGGCATCGCTTGCTTCGCAAAAGGATGGCATGGGCAGCATAACCCTCTTTGATTCTACCCACAACCTTCCGGTTTCGGAGGTTAAGGCGTCGAATAGGGAGTTGGTGCAGATACTATCGCTACCTGAGCGTAATACCTATTCGAGAACTGCTCTGTTGGGTATGCTTGCTGCCAATGAAGCATTAAAGGATGCTGGAATCGATTTGGATAAACTCCGCGTTGGGCTTGTTTCTGCCACCTCGGTAGGCGGAATGGACTTAACCTACGGCTTCTACGAGGAGTTTGCAAAGGATAGTTCTAAAGGAAGGCTAAGAAACGTCGCATCTCACGATTGCTACGATAGCACGCATAAAATAGCGGAGTACTGTGGTATAAAGGGTTTCTCTACTACCATCAGTACAGCTTGCTCGTCGGCTGCAAATGCTGTAATGCTGGGTGCCCGACTAATAAAGCATGGCTACCTAGATTGTGTTGTTGTTGGTGGCACCGATGCGCTGTGCAAGTTCACCCTTAACGGCTTTAACTCGCTGATGATTCTCGATAGCCAAAAGTGCCGTCCATTCGACAATTCGCGTGCAGGGCTTAACCTTGGCGAAGGTGCCGGTTATATCGTGCTTCAGCGTACCGATACCGTTTCCCGTAAACCATACTGTTTGCTAGGCGGATTTGCCAATGCCAACGATGCTTACCATCAAACAGCATCTTCAGCCGAAGGTAATGGAGCATACCTCGCCATGAGCCAGGCGTTAAGCATGAGTGGACTAAAGCCAAGCGACATTAGCTACATTAACGTTCACGGAACAGGAACCCCCAATAACGATGCTTCGGAAGGAGCAGCCTTACGACGTCTGTTTGGCGATAGCGTTCCTGCGTTTAGCTCAACAAAGTCGTATACCGGGCACACGCTTGCTGCTGCCGGAGGTATTGAGGCTGTATTTTCGGTTCTTTCAATTGATAGAGGGATGATTTTCCCAAACCTCAACTTTACATCTCCAATCGAAGGTTTAGGGCTTACTCCTGAGACATCTTTTAGCGAAGGAAACGATATAAGCGCTGTTATGTCCAACTCGTTTGGCTTTGGAGGAAATAATTCATCACTAATATTTACGAAGAAAGATGGCTCTTTACATCAATAG
- a CDS encoding phosphopantetheine-binding protein, which produces MEKLINDLKVQLIEALNLEEITPEEIDAEAPLFGDGLGLDSIDALEIILILEKQYGLRIENPAEAKPIFYSVRTLAEYIEKNRK; this is translated from the coding sequence ATGGAGAAGCTAATAAACGATCTAAAAGTTCAGCTTATTGAAGCGCTTAACCTAGAGGAGATAACTCCCGAAGAGATTGATGCCGAAGCGCCTCTTTTTGGCGATGGGCTTGGTCTCGATTCGATTGACGCACTAGAAATCATCCTAATTCTTGAGAAGCAGTACGGATTGCGTATCGAGAATCCTGCCGAGGCAAAACCAATATTCTATTCGGTGCGTACCTTGGCTGAGTATATCGAAAAAAACAGAAAGTAA
- a CDS encoding polysaccharide deacetylase family protein — protein sequence MYVVILVVGFLLLAVYASVSISAGVYVKAFCRAKGNSKSIALTFDDGPDSVWTPKVLEVLRRYNVKATFFCIGDKVEKHPQLVKMLIEEGHIVGNHTYYHTSFFPLLSTKKMVDELQRCNEALTNITGESITLFRPPFGVTNPTIAASVRELGYKVVGWSIRSFDTVKSEREKVLRRILKKAHAGGVILMHDNLENSDWLVEQVIVNLHEQGYEIKRLDELFEI from the coding sequence ATGTATGTAGTAATTCTTGTTGTTGGCTTTTTGCTTTTAGCGGTGTATGCCTCGGTAAGTATCTCTGCCGGAGTATACGTTAAGGCTTTCTGTAGGGCAAAAGGTAACAGCAAGTCTATAGCGCTCACCTTCGACGATGGTCCTGATTCGGTTTGGACGCCTAAGGTTTTAGAGGTTCTGAGACGCTACAACGTTAAGGCTACATTCTTTTGTATTGGTGATAAGGTTGAGAAGCATCCCCAGTTGGTTAAGATGCTGATAGAAGAAGGCCATATTGTAGGAAATCATACCTACTATCATACTTCTTTTTTTCCTCTTCTAAGCACGAAGAAGATGGTTGACGAACTACAACGGTGCAATGAGGCTCTAACAAATATAACCGGAGAGTCGATAACCCTGTTTCGCCCACCATTTGGGGTGACGAACCCTACTATTGCAGCCTCTGTTCGGGAGTTGGGGTATAAGGTTGTCGGCTGGAGCATCCGATCGTTTGATACGGTTAAGTCAGAACGTGAGAAGGTGCTCAGAAGAATTCTTAAAAAAGCACATGCAGGTGGAGTTATTCTAATGCACGATAATCTAGAAAACAGCGATTGGCTGGTTGAGCAGGTTATTGTCAACCTCCATGAGCAGGGATACGAGATAAAAAGATTAGACGAACTTTTTGAAATATAG
- a CDS encoding beta-ketoacyl synthase chain length factor, giving the protein MALYINSASAYHAELDFKTLIPDANMRRRMSYVVKMGVGTAMDCIRKTSVDRIDAIITATGLGCLADSEKFLKSIQDSNEQLLNPTPFIQSTFNTIGGQVALLSKSHCYNMTYAHRFSSFESALLDAIMMAEDGEAEHILVGTADEKTPTQQKIMERLGAFRKGNTPDEGSFFFMLSRTPTTECLGVIEGLYLGGQNPNGEFDITINADKGYHTASAAAMFKGVEEVKSGAKRVLVVNDDYKIALRCM; this is encoded by the coding sequence ATGGCTCTTTACATCAATAGTGCGAGTGCTTACCATGCGGAGTTAGACTTCAAAACGCTGATCCCCGATGCTAACATGCGTCGCCGAATGAGTTACGTTGTAAAGATGGGAGTAGGAACGGCAATGGACTGCATTCGTAAAACTTCGGTTGATCGTATTGATGCCATTATTACAGCTACCGGATTGGGCTGTCTTGCCGATAGCGAGAAGTTCTTGAAGTCGATACAGGATAGCAACGAGCAGCTGCTCAATCCTACGCCTTTCATCCAGTCTACTTTTAATACGATAGGGGGACAAGTTGCCCTTTTATCGAAAAGCCACTGCTACAACATGACCTATGCTCATCGCTTCTCCAGCTTCGAGAGCGCTCTGCTGGATGCGATAATGATGGCTGAAGATGGCGAGGCTGAGCATATTCTTGTTGGTACTGCTGATGAGAAAACACCTACCCAGCAAAAAATCATGGAGCGATTGGGTGCATTTCGTAAAGGAAATACGCCAGACGAAGGTTCCTTCTTCTTTATGCTAAGCCGTACACCTACAACCGAATGCCTTGGTGTTATTGAAGGTCTGTACTTAGGTGGGCAAAATCCTAATGGAGAGTTCGACATCACAATAAATGCAGATAAAGGTTACCATACAGCCTCAGCTGCTGCCATGTTTAAGGGAGTAGAGGAGGTTAAATCTGGTGCTAAGCGAGTTTTGGTGGTTAACGACGACTATAAAATAGCCTTGAGATGTATGTAG
- a CDS encoding DUF2062 domain-containing protein: MIDCKDRLKALGVVVVIPTYNNHATLLGVIDDAACYSNDIIVVNDGSTDGTADILADKQGITLISYAENRGKGHALKVGLRKAAELGYRYAITIDSDGQHYPDDIPSFIDQIEKTPDAFIVGARNLTADNMPGKNTFANKFSNFWFKVETGITMQDTQSGYRLYPLNKIAGMKFFTPRYEFELEIIVRCAWKRIPVINIPVKVFYPSVEERVSHFRPLRDFTRISILNTFLVTIALLYYYPISFFRALTKENIKRFTRDHITHSKESNLKITFSVGIGIFFGIVPLWGWQMISAGITAHLLRLNKVIAVAVSNISIPPMIPFILYGSMAMGGLALNKPTLLPLSSINIESISGCMFQYIVGSILLAVVASVIFSSITFIMLNFFRRNPL, encoded by the coding sequence ATGATTGATTGTAAAGATAGGCTGAAAGCCCTTGGCGTTGTAGTGGTGATCCCTACCTATAACAATCATGCTACGCTGTTAGGCGTAATTGACGACGCTGCTTGCTACTCTAACGATATCATCGTAGTAAACGATGGTTCTACGGATGGTACTGCTGATATTCTTGCCGACAAACAGGGCATTACCCTGATTTCGTATGCCGAGAATAGGGGGAAGGGACATGCGCTAAAGGTTGGTCTCCGAAAGGCAGCTGAACTCGGTTATCGTTATGCAATTACCATAGACTCAGATGGGCAGCACTATCCTGATGATATACCTTCATTTATCGATCAAATAGAGAAAACTCCAGATGCTTTTATTGTAGGCGCTCGTAATCTTACGGCTGATAACATGCCGGGTAAAAACACCTTTGCCAATAAGTTTTCGAACTTTTGGTTTAAGGTTGAAACTGGGATTACCATGCAGGATACCCAATCGGGCTATAGGCTTTATCCCTTAAATAAAATAGCGGGGATGAAGTTCTTTACTCCTCGTTATGAATTTGAACTTGAGATTATAGTACGCTGTGCTTGGAAAAGAATTCCTGTGATAAACATTCCGGTTAAGGTATTTTACCCAAGCGTGGAGGAGAGAGTTTCCCACTTCCGTCCTCTGCGTGATTTTACCCGCATAAGCATCCTGAATACCTTTTTGGTTACAATTGCCCTGCTTTACTACTACCCGATAAGTTTCTTTAGGGCATTAACCAAGGAAAACATAAAGCGATTCACTCGCGACCATATAACGCATTCAAAGGAATCTAATCTTAAGATTACCTTTTCCGTAGGGATCGGCATTTTCTTTGGGATCGTTCCCTTGTGGGGATGGCAAATGATATCGGCAGGGATAACGGCGCACCTGCTAAGGTTAAACAAGGTCATTGCCGTTGCTGTATCGAACATCAGCATTCCTCCGATGATTCCATTTATTCTTTATGGCAGCATGGCAATGGGAGGTTTGGCGCTAAACAAGCCGACGTTACTTCCTTTATCATCAATCAATATAGAATCTATTTCTGGTTGCATGTTTCAGTATATAGTAGGGAGTATCTTACTTGCGGTTGTTGCCAGTGTAATTTTTAGTAGCATAACCTTTATAATGCTCAACTTTTTTAGACGTAACCCACTCTAG
- a CDS encoding hydroxymyristoyl-ACP dehydratase, with translation MGVFEKAIIEGDEVLKYIPQRPPIVMVDKFFGVQENMSASGLLVKEDNIFCEDGVLQECGVIEHIAQSAAMRIGYIHISNGTEVPIGFIGSINRLTIDRLPRVGDDLYTEVEVEMEVFDITLLSAKVMLGDRLIAECQMKVATPGAAK, from the coding sequence ATGGGAGTATTTGAGAAAGCCATAATTGAAGGCGACGAGGTGCTGAAGTACATTCCTCAGCGCCCCCCAATTGTGATGGTCGACAAGTTCTTTGGAGTTCAGGAGAACATGTCGGCTAGTGGACTTCTGGTGAAGGAGGATAACATCTTCTGTGAGGATGGTGTGCTTCAGGAGTGTGGTGTAATTGAGCATATCGCTCAGTCGGCAGCCATGCGCATTGGCTACATCCATATCAGCAATGGAACGGAGGTTCCCATTGGCTTCATAGGCTCTATAAACAGGCTAACGATAGATCGTTTACCCCGCGTGGGTGATGACCTTTACACAGAGGTAGAGGTAGAAATGGAGGTCTTCGACATCACCCTGCTATCGGCAAAGGTAATGTTGGGTGATAGGCTTATTGCCGAATGCCAGATGAAGGTTGCAACGCCCGGCGCTGCCAAGTAA
- a CDS encoding LolA family protein, producing MKSKLLALMLLCSTAAFAQNYGNKIDPSRGFSERLKSASDRTQSITCDFEQVKFMSVLAKTNKSKGKFFYKKAQKICLEYTNPQGNLIVMNGVKFKIQTNGKATVVKMNSNPMMRQMGDMLTACMTGNLNLFGNQSVSEYFENQSHYTVVITPTNRRVKSYLKQIVLRFDKGDMTLSSMRMNENDTDYTLYEFSDKRLNANVDDDKFKI from the coding sequence ATGAAATCCAAATTACTCGCTTTGATGTTGCTGTGCTCAACAGCTGCTTTTGCACAGAACTATGGCAATAAGATAGATCCTTCGCGTGGTTTTAGCGAGCGACTAAAGAGTGCCAGCGATAGAACTCAATCGATCACTTGCGATTTTGAACAGGTTAAGTTTATGTCTGTACTGGCAAAAACAAATAAGTCGAAAGGTAAATTCTTCTACAAGAAGGCTCAAAAGATATGCCTTGAGTATACCAATCCTCAGGGCAACCTTATTGTTATGAATGGTGTGAAGTTTAAGATTCAGACAAACGGTAAGGCTACTGTTGTTAAGATGAACTCTAACCCAATGATGCGCCAAATGGGCGACATGTTAACGGCTTGTATGACTGGTAATCTAAATTTGTTTGGCAACCAATCAGTATCCGAATACTTTGAAAACCAATCGCACTACACGGTTGTAATTACGCCAACCAATAGAAGAGTAAAGAGTTATCTTAAGCAGATTGTTCTTCGATTTGACAAGGGTGACATGACCTTGTCATCTATGAGGATGAACGAAAATGATACCGATTACACCCTATACGAGTTCAGCGATAAAAGGCTTAATGCCAACGTTGATGACGATAAATTTAAGATCTAA